Below is a genomic region from Gemmobacter sp. 24YEA27.
CTCGCCGGCGGCCGCGCGATGGACAATCACTTCCTCGAAACCCCCTTCGCCGACAACATTCCGGTGCTGCTGGCGCTGGTGGGCATCTGGCACAACCAGCTCTGCGACTATGCCACCCGCGCCGTGCTGCCCTATGAACAACGCCTCTCGCGGCTGCCCGCCTATCTCCAGCAACTCGAGATGGAATCAAATGGAAAATCGGTGGCGCTGGATGGTTCTTCGCTGAGCATCAACTCCGGCCCGGTGGTCTGGGGCGAGCCCGGCACCAATGGCCAGCACGCCTTTTACCAGCTGATCCATCAGGGCACCCGCGTCATACCCTGCGAATTCCTCGTCGGCCGCCACGGCCATGAGCCGGACCTCGCGCATCAGCACCTGCTGCTCGTCGCCAATTGCCTCGCGCAATCCGAGGCGCTGCTGCGCGGCCGCTCCCTCGATGAGGCCCGCACCATCATGGCGAAAAAAGGCCTCACCGGAGAGGAGCTGGAACGCCAGGCCCGCCACCGTGTCTTCCCCGGCAACCGCCCGACGACAACGCTCGCCTATGACAGGCTCACCCCTTTCGTCCTCGGCCAGATCATCGCGCTCTATGAACATCGCGTCTTTGTCGAAGGCGTGATCCTCGGGATCAATTCCTATGATCAATGGGGGGTCGAGCTTGGCAAGGAACTCGCCCTCGCGCTGCAACCGGTGCTCGAAGGCAAAGAAGGCACAGACGGTAAGGACGGCTCCACCGCCAGCCTCGTGGCCTTCCTGAAAACCTGAGCCAATTCATCTGTCCCCAAATATCCTCGGGGGGTGAAGGGGGGCAGACAGCCCCCCTTCTTCTTTTGCTTACTTCAGCGCAGCGGTCACGATGACCTCGACGCGGTAATCCGGCGTCGCGAGCTTCGCCTCGCCGGTGGCACGCGCCGGGGTATTGCCCTGCGGCACCCAGGCATCCCAGACCGCATTCATCTCGGCGAAATCCGCCATATCGGCGAGCCAGATCTGGGTCGACAGGATGCGGGTCTTGTCGGTGCCGGCTGCCGCGAGGATCCGGTCCACTTCGGCAAGGCAGGTGCGGGTCTGATCCGCAACCGAGTCGCCGGGGTTCCCGACCTGACCCGCGAGCCAGATGATGCCATTGTAAGACACGCCCTCGGACATACGCGCGCCCACGCCATAGCGTTTGATTTCCGAACTCATCTTGCACTCCCTGCTTTGGTCGGTTCCCTGCAAGGAATAGCGGTGCCGCGCGGGGAAGAAAAGCGCTCCTCAGGCGAATGCGGCGCGGCGCCTTTGTGCCGCCCGATCCGGGAGGCGCGCTAACGTGTTCGGCGGCACAGAAAGCTGTCGCCGCTGACCGGGGAAAACCAGGTCATGGTCCCATCGGGGTTCATCGCCAGCGAGAGCTGGTAATTATCCTCGAAGGTCAGGGTGAATGTATCGCCCTCGGGGGCGATATCGACGATGGGCATCGGCGCTTCACCGCTGTCATAGTCGCTGCCGGTAAAGGTGAAGGTCCCGACCTCGCAATCCCAGACTCCTTCGAAAGGCCAGGGCGCGGCGGCAACCGATGGTCCGGCCGCGATCACTGCGAGTACCCAGAGAAGTGCCGCCCCGACTGAGCGGCCCAGGACGCCAGAGCGGTGGGCGGAAGGATTTCCGCAGTGAGATGCACCATCAAAGCCCGGATCAGGAATACCAAAGCTGAGGTCCTGGAGGCGGCTCGCCGCCCGGCCCCCGGATCTGACCCTGGATTGCCCCACTTGCCTCATCGCGCTCCACTTTCCCTCTGTCAGGGGTTGCAAATGTATGTCAGGCGCTCCCCCGGAGTAAAGGGGGGCGCTGTCTCAGATCTGGCGCTGCAGGTGTCGCCCCGGTCAAGCCTGCGGCTGGCTCGCAACATGGCACCGGCACCCGATTGCCGATCGCTCGCTTTGACCGGGCAAGAGATTGCCGGGCCTGGCCGGGCGGGTCCGCTCAGAGGCTGAGCTCAGGGGCTGATCAGTGTGACGCCGGGCATGTTGCGGATCACTTCGATATCTTCGAGATAGGTCCGGGTCAGCCGGTCGACCGTTTCCTGCGTCCAGCCGGGCAGGGCGAAGTCCATAGTGATCCGTTCCGCCACCGCGAATTTGTCGAGAAAAGCCGAAACCACCCGGCGGCGCTGGCTGACTGAAGCCGGCGGGTGGCTTGCAAGGTAATTGCGCAGCCGCGTCAGACCGTCCCCTGCCATGATCAGCGACAAAAGCTCGTCAGTCTCCTCCAGCCGGGTGTCATCGCTGTAGCCGCCCACCGCCTGCAACACCTCCGGCCAGATCAGCGGCGTGTCTTCGTCGCACCAGATCGTCAGAGGCGCCCCGGGGTTTTCGGCAATAATCTGGCTGACCACATCCGACCAGCGCAGCTGGCTGATATCGGTACCCTCGATGAATTCCTCATAGCTGCGGCTGTTCCTTTGCTTCTCGTAAAGCGCCGGCAGCCAGGTGGCGGGATTGCGGATCGCGAGAAAGAACTCGGCCTCGATATGAGGGAAGATCTGGGTAAAGGCCCTAATGCGTTCCCCGGCAAAACCGTAAAGCCGGCCCCGCAGCGCCCATTGCGGAAAGGCAAGGAAACTGTCCCAGCTGAGGATCAGCCGCCCGGCCGTGTCATCATCCATGATCTGTTCGATCACCAGCGCCTGGGTATCGACACTGGCCGGCGCGCCGCGCAGCTGGACCGCCGTATCGCGCAGGAGCCGCCGGTAGCGGGTCGGAGCCGGCACATGGATCCCCTGTTCTGCCAGAACCGAACGATTCTTCAGCAGGCAACGGATAAGCCGCTCCTCATCGGTGCAATGGGCACCCAGGTGGTAGACAATGCGCATGATTCGGATCGGGGCTCCCGCTGCCATCCTCGCCGCCCGCGCCAGTCGGACAGCCTGCTTTCCTCCCATATAGAGCACGATGGCTTGTGGCAAATGCGTTTGTCTTAAGGCGTTTGTGAGAAGTTGCACGAATGAGGTCCGGGGCGGGCCTGCCGATCCATCACCACATGCACCGCCATCCAAAGCCCGCAACCCGGCCCGGGCGGCCGGAACCCGGGGCAGTATTACAGGGGGCCGCAACAGGGGCGGCCGGGACAGGGGAGCTGAACAGCTTCCAGCCGGTATTTGCGCTGCCAGGACGTCGCCGCAAAGTTGCCTGCCCGGAGTGATTCTGACCCATGCCGCATCCCCGCCTTGCTCACGCCGGTCATTGCAACCAATCGGGGTTGCGGCACCTGCGGAAAACCACAAAACGCCAGCCAGATCCGGCTTAAAGCACCGGTTCGCAGACAGCGCTCCGGCTTGCACCTGCGGGCGGGAGTTGCTACATCATCTCTCCGTGGCCCCTATAGCACAGCGGTAGTGCAGCGGTTTTGTAAACCGAAGGTCGGGAGTTCAAATCTCTCTGGGGGCACCATTACTACATTGAAAATTGTTTTATATCATAGCCTTAGATGGTGATGACTCGTTGTAGTCCACCCTTCGGCTTGCGCTTAATTGATACACCCTGAAGCCGAAATAACCCGATTGTGATCGACTAGCCCCGACCGAAGCCGGGGCTAGGGCAGGGGGCGAGTCACCCCAGAACGCGGTAGACGTGGCTGGTACTGCGGTTGAGATACCGTCCGATCTCCTGGAAGCTCGCGCCGCAGTCCCGCAGTTCGGCCATCTGCAAGCGCTCCTTCGCGGTGAGCAGGCGCCCGCGCCGGACAGCCCAACTCATGCCCAGGGATCGATGTCTGCTGCGATCACCCCGGGCGGGATGATCTGGACGGGGCAGCGCACCGGGACGCCATCGCGGGCGGCGACCTCGGCCCGGACCTTGTCTGAATAGGTCATGCTTCACCCCTCCTGCGCCGTTCATTGAGAACTGCGCTTCGGATGGTCTATGGTCACGGCCAAGAGCCATGCCGATCCTAGGATAGCTCATGCCGTGGCGACGGGCGATGTAGCAGACCAAGGCGCGCAGCCTGAAATTCCTGATAATCCTCCCCGTTTTAACGGGGTGCAGAAGTAGACTTCAGGCAGCCATCTTCAGTTGTCTCGGGCGGGTGTAATGCCGCCGATGCCCATGTTGGGGCGCTCATTTTTGTAAGTCCATAGCCAGTCGGTTGCGATCTGTTGCGCCTCCTCGATGGTTTCAAAGATGTGAAGGTCCAGCCATTCATGCCGGACCGTTCTGTTGTATCGTTCTACAAAGGCGTTCTGTTGGGTATGAGGAGGGTCAGAAAACAGTCCAGTGGACTGTTTTCCCGACGAATGTCCGGGCTGGATGTGGTTGAGGGCAATGCCCTGCTTTTCGGCCCAGATCATCAGCGTGGAACTGATGTATTCCGGACCATTGTCGACCCTTATTGCCAGAGGTTTGCCGCGCCACTCGATGATCTGGTTCAGGGACCGGACCACCCGCTCAGCCGGGAGCGAGAAGTCGACCTCGATGCCCAGGCCCTCGCGGTTGAAGTCGTCCAGCACATTTAGCAGTCGGAATTGACGGCCATCAGCCAATCGATCAGCCATGAACCGAAGGTCCTCGCAGCGAATTCCATTGACCAGACCGTGTTCGGCGCCTCAGGGACGCTGAGTTCTTCAGGCTTGTCGCGTTTGATCCGCGTGCGCAGCTTGATCCGCAGGTTCAGTTCCAGCTCGCAGTAGATCCTATGGACGCGCTTATGGCTCCACGGGTGCCCCTGGACATTGCGCATGTGCAGAAAGCATAGCCCAAAGCCCCAGGTCCGGTGCGCCTTGGTCAGCCCTTCCAACAGGTCTGCGATGAACTCGTTCTCGGCATCGCGCTTTGGGCTGTAGCGAAAACAGGTCTCGGCTCGACCCAAATGCCCGACAGGCCAGCGCGATGCTGCCCGCCTTTGTCGCCACAGCCTTCTCGGCCAGCTCCTGGCGTTGAGCTGGCCGTGTCATTTTTTTCCAAAGGCTTCCCTGAGCAGTTCAGCCTGCATGCCGAAGGCTCGGCGAACATGCGCTTCAGCCGCCGGTTCTCGTCCTCAAGGGACTTCATCTGGCTCATCATCGACGCATCCATGCCGCCATACTTCGAGCGCCACTTGTAGAAGCTCGCCGTACTGATCCCATGCTCACGGCAAAGCTCGGGCACGGCCATACCGCTCTCGGCCTGACGAAGCACGGCCATGATCTGCGGTTCCGTGAAACGGCTCTTTCTCATTCGAATTTCCTCAGCTCACGGCTCACGAGAAATTTCTACTTATTCAGCCCCTTGACCATCGAGAGGATTACCAGAGGATTGCGGCGATCAGGGTCGCCCAAATAGCGGCCCCGCCGAGGATCGACGGGACCAGCCACCAGCAGGGGTCACTTAGACGAACACTGTCGGCACACCGCCGTTTGCATCCCGAGCCATATTGTACCGGTCCAGCACCCGTTGAAGGTCACGGTTGGCCAGCTGCAAGACGCTGTGTTCTCCCGGCGCTTTTAGATCCGCCATCCAGCCGCGATACAGGCGCTCTTTTGCTGCCTGGCGCTGCGCCGTTGACATGGGGGCGCCGTTCCAGGCCTGCGGGATCCCCCACTGGGCCTGAGCGCCCAAAAAATTGACTGCGATCCCAGCCCCGACCGCCCCAGTTGCCACAACGGCAAAGCTCAGATCTATTGCCGGCCTGACGCTGGCACCAGCGGAGCCATTCGAAAGCCGGTTCCGTCCGCATTTTGCCAGTAGAGCATCTGGCTGACCTTGCCATAGTGTTGAGCATCCGGGGTTACCACGAGGGAAACGGCAGCGCCCAAAGACGTCTGCCGCGCACCCCACAGATTTCCGCTGATCTGCGCGATGGTCAGCGGATCGGGCGCAGACACATATCCGTTGTCGGCAGATGAGGACGCGAACATACCGTGGCACGCGGAACCGGCGTTCCAATTCGCAGCTTCCGGCATTCGCCAGTAGCCACAGACCGCGAAAAAGTCGTTTGCAGCACCATAGATTGTCGCCCACGGCGCGGCCGACGCCCTGACCCCCGCATCGTTGAAGTTATGGGCGAGAAGTCGAAGCCCCCGCCTGCATTAAGCTGGCCCGGCGCCCGCGCCGGGAACCCGGGTCTGCAAATGGTCCGACCGGAGCAGGTTGCGCACTTCCTGCGCATTAACCGGCGCGCCGCCCGGATAAGACCAGTCAAAGTCGAGATCGAAAACGGTCAGTATCCGTCCGCCGCCGTCCTCAATGAGTTTATCCAGGCTGGGCAGGGCTTTTGCCGGGCCGCTGCTGACAGTGGGCAATTGAATGGCGGTGGTGGAGTAATTCGTCCTGTGAGCCTCACAGACCAGGGGAAAGCAGGTGGGTGACAGCATCCGCAAGGGCGAAGCCGCCGAACAACGGCGCGGGGTGAATGCCGTCAGAACGCATACAGGGGCGAGCAGAATTGCCGCTTGCATAATAGGAAGGCGCCGCCCCCCAGAAATACTGGTGATCGAGGTGAGCGGCGCCGATTGCCACGGCAACCTCAAGAGCGGCGCGCGTGTACTGAGCCATGGGGTAGGCATTTGCCGGCTTCTGATCTTCCGGCGGCGAGGTAATCAGGAGGTCAACGAGAGGCACGGCGGCCCTCGCTCGCGTAAGGATCGTGGTGAGATTTCCGGCAAATGTGGAGGGGGTGAAAGCTGCGCCCTGATCGTTTACTGATCGCCGGCGATCAGCAGGCCAGGAGCGAAAGTCGCGAGAGACGTCTGCCAGCGCGCCGCGTTGACGCTGGACCAGGTGTTTGTCGTCGAGCCACTGGAGCCCAGCTTGTGAAAGCAGACACCCCGTGCGGCCGACTGGAAGTCGACCCCGGCTAGGATTACGATTACTATTGCATAGCGGGGCCGCGATGAAGGCGAAGGGGATCTGCGCTGGCCGTCGGGGTTTTCAGCGGCGTTTACCACCTTGACGCGCGGTTTTGTTGCCGCGCGGGCCGGTCAGAACCGGGGTGTTCGAGAGGTTCTCTTCATGCAGCTTGTGCCAGCGATCGAGGCGGGCAGGGTCGAGCGTTCCGCCCTTGACGGCGGCCAGCACCGCACAGCCCGGCTCATGGCCGTGGGTGCAGTCGCGAAAGCGGCATTCGGGGGTGAGTTCTGCGATTTCGGCAAACAGCTGATCCAGCCCGATGGACAGATCGCTGACATAGAGCGACCGGATGCCGGGAGTATCGATCACCATCGCCCCGCCGGCAATCGCATGCAGCGAGCGCGAGGTCGTGGTGTGCCGCCCCTTTGCGTCATCCTCGCGGATGCTGCCGGTCAGCTGCGCATCCTCGCCGGTCTTTTCCGCAAGCGTGTTCAGCAAAGACGACTTTCCCACCCCTGACGATCCGACCAGGGCCACCGTCTGACCGGCACCCAGCCATGGCGCCAGCACCCGGGCCGCATCAGGCGATGTGGCATCCAGCCAGACCGCCTGCAATCCGCGCTGCAATGCGACAGCCTGATCGCGAAAGGCGCCCGGATCCGCGATCTGATCGGCCTTGGACAGCACGATAACCGGCGTGGTTCCGGCCTCATTCGCGACGGCAAGATAGCGTTCCAGACGCGCCGGGCTGAAATCATCATTGCAGGAGGTGACGATGAACAGCGTATCGACATTCGCGGCGATCAGCTGTGGCGCCCCGCCGCCATCGCTGCGCCGTTGCAGCAGGGTCTGCCGGTCAAGCCTGCGCACCAGCATCGTGGTTGCGGCCTCTGTCAGGATCCAGTCGCCCACCGCATAATCTGCGGTATTGGCGCGGGGCGGCAGAGTAAGCCGAACCGGGCCTGCGACAGATTGCGCCGTCATCCTGGCGCGGTGGACGCTCGCCACCCGCATTGGCACCAGCCCTGCGTCTTCCTCGCCGAGCTGATCAGCAAAGAAGGCAGACCAGCCAAGAGCGGCCAGTGCCGGATCGCTCAGGGCAGGGCCGCTCAGGGCTGGGCCGATTTGGGCGGGCGGGATCTGATCGGAGACATGTTTCACACCTGCCTGCATGTCTGTCACCCGGGACCAATGCAAGCCTGGCGTTGCAGAGCCGGCAGGTTTTTTCCACCCGACCCGGCTCTGCCATGTGTTTGCAGCACATCGCCTGATCAAACGCGCCCGCATGCCGTCAAACCGCGGTCCGGGTGGACGCGGACCGCCTGAACGCGCTACACAGGCGTCTCGCGATGACATGGGGGTACAGATCATGCTTTGGGATATCCGGGCACTTATGAAACCTGCCCTTTCGGTGATCGACCTGATCCCGAATATCCATCGCACACCGGCGCTGGCGATGCTGCGCCGGGCGGTGCTAGACGGGCGGCCCCTGTCAACGCGTCTCTCTGCGGATGACAAAGAGCTGGCCTTTCTTGATGCCCATGTTGCGATGACTTCGCCTGTCGGGGCAAAAGTCCTGAAGGCGCTTTATACCGGTGGCCATCTCAGGCTGAAGAAACCTGCGCAGAAATCGCTTCCGGCGCTGGATGCCTATATCGCCACCGAGGCCGCCTTTCGCAGCGAAGTTGCACGGATCATCGCCAGCGAGGATGCGAAACGCGATCGGCTGGCCGAGATCATCGCCAATCCGGATTGCGCGGATGAAAGCGAGCTGACCCCCTGGCTGATCGACCGCGTTATCTCGGCGCATCTTGGGCATGGTGCGACCGGTGCCATGCTGATCGCCGGGCTGACCTGTGAGCGGGCGGAACGTATGTCCGCCGGGCCCGGTGACGGCCCAGACCGCGCGCCGTCCGAGATGATGTGCTGGTGGTTCGATCATGCGGGACAGCGCCAGGGCGATGCCGGGCCTGGTCTCGCTGATAAAACCGCATCCACTGGTTGATCCGGGGCGTCACAATCAAACGACATCCGGAAATGCCTCAGGCGCAATCATCGTTTTCGCAGGGCCGGCTTCCTGCCTGAGATCACAGCACCGTCGTCAGGGAGCCGCGCCGTGGCCTCGTGCCGGCTCTTAACCAGCTTTATATGTTGCCGTGTTTGCTGAGATGCCGGCACTTTCAGAAATTCAGAAATTCAGAAATTCAGAAATTCAGTGATTCAGAAAGGTCGAAATGGATCTTCTGCGAGAACATCGTCATTTCAGACCTCTGAGACAGGCTTGTGCCCTGTCTCCTGCCAGGATGGGGCGACGACCTCTCCCATTTCCCTTGCGGCGCGCTCTGCCTCGTCAGAGCTGTCCTGAGCTTTCTGTGCCTGATACCTTCGGCGGGGCCTGTCGCCCTGATCTCGCGCAAGATTGACGCTCGGACTGGAGCTGCAGGTACCCGTCACAAGCTCTCTGAGCCATGACGGTATGTGCAATCCTGCGATGTCAGAAGGCGCCCCATACTGCCAGCTCCGCCGTCAATCGCGAGGTTTGCCCAGCGATTGACGGCGAAAGATGCCTGAACGAAAACTTTTTATTTTCAGCGCTTTAATATGGGGTATCGGCGGTCATCGGCGGTGTTTGGACAGGCCCGAATCATTCCCACTCAATTGTCCGCCCTATGGGCTAACCAGTTGAAAAACAAAGCGAAAAAATATTTTTGGGAGGTCGTATGCCGCCGCATCCACCGTCATAAAGCTATCCCTCTTGAAATCATTGGGTTTTTTCGACTGATTGGCTCGAAAAAAAATTCGCCATCTATCGCCGGTGACGCTCGCCGCTTCAGTTCGCAGAACAGACAGCGAATGTCCTCGCAAGAGCTACATCGTACCGGCTTGCGGTTCTATTTTCCATCTCACTCGGAAGATTCCATCGTGAGTCCAGCCAGACTTCGCCTTCATCGGGGTGAGCGCAGAGCCAGTACACGCTTACGACCATCACTGGGCCTCGCCGACCCAGTAGCCGCTCCATCAATAACATTCGGATTGCACACTAACACTATCAATGTTAGCGTTCGCCACCATGTTATCAAAAGACCTCTCACGCTCGGACGGTCCCTTTCCTGATGCGCTAGAACGCTACCTGGGAGAGCTTCTTCATGAACGCATTGATGTCCGCCCATTCGAAGCCACGCGCAGCTTGCCGGCATTTATCGGACGCATCTACGCGCTCTACGAGGCTCGCATTCTTGGACGCCAATGCGTCATCGTTGCCAAGCTCGACGGCACAGGCACTCCCGCCGACATCGCTAAGCATATCGACATAGTCCGCAATGCCGCCCATGCGACGGTGGCGTTTGCCACCATGACCATCAGTGCGCACAACCGGTCGCGCCTCATCGGTCAAGGTGTTCCTTTTATAGTTCCCGGCAACCAGCTCTATATACCGGATCTGGCGATCGATCTGCGCGAGCATTTCCGTGCACCGCGCAACCGACAGGCGGACGGCCTGTCTCCTGCCGCCCAAACCGTCCTTTTCCATCACATCCTGCACCTCGACCGGAGCATGACAACGCCATCCCTCCTGGCTGACCGCCTGCATTACTCGGCGATGTCGATCGGCCGAGCGTTCGACGATCTGGTTGCCACCGGCCTCGCCGAAACCGTCCGGCACGGAAAAGAGAGGCGGATTCATTTCAAGGCAGAAGGGCGGCAGCTCCTGGAGGATGCAACGCCACATCTCCGCAGTCCGGTTCGATCCCAGAAATTCGTGCGCGGAAGCGCCTTCGGCGCGCACCTGAAGCTGGCCGGGGAAACGGCACTTTCCCGCCTAACGGAACTGGCTGGCCCCCGTATCGACACGTTCGCCGTCGCCGCCAGCGACTGGAAAGCGATTTCGCAAACTGCGGACCTCGCCGAAACCGACCGTGACGACGCCAACTACATCATCGAGACATGGTCCTACGATCCGGCCGCCTTGTCCGACACCGACACCGTGGACGTCCTGTCCCTGTACGCACAATTCCGGGATCATCGCGACGAGCGCGTCGCCATGGCCGCGGAACGGCTTTTGGAGAACCTGCCTTGGTAGCTGGCATCGATAAA
It encodes:
- a CDS encoding RidA family protein → MSSEIKRYGVGARMSEGVSYNGIIWLAGQVGNPGDSVADQTRTCLAEVDRILAAAGTDKTRILSTQIWLADMADFAEMNAVWDAWVPQGNTPARATGEAKLATPDYRVEVIVTAALK
- the rsgA gene encoding ribosome small subunit-dependent GTPase A, which gives rise to MQAGVKHVSDQIPPAQIGPALSGPALSDPALAALGWSAFFADQLGEEDAGLVPMRVASVHRARMTAQSVAGPVRLTLPPRANTADYAVGDWILTEAATTMLVRRLDRQTLLQRRSDGGGAPQLIAANVDTLFIVTSCNDDFSPARLERYLAVANEAGTTPVIVLSKADQIADPGAFRDQAVALQRGLQAVWLDATSPDAARVLAPWLGAGQTVALVGSSGVGKSSLLNTLAEKTGEDAQLTGSIREDDAKGRHTTTSRSLHAIAGGAMVIDTPGIRSLYVSDLSIGLDQLFAEIAELTPECRFRDCTHGHEPGCAVLAAVKGGTLDPARLDRWHKLHEENLSNTPVLTGPRGNKTARQGGKRR